Within Conexibacter woesei DSM 14684, the genomic segment ATCGCCTCCCAGCTCGTCTCCAACGACAAGGCGACGGTCGGCAACGACGACAACGGCACCGTGCTGCAGGCGATCGCGAAGGGCACTCCGCTGATCATCTACGGGACGATCTTCCAGCGGTCGCCGTACGCGGTCCTCAGCCTGCCCGACGCCCCGATCAGAACGCTGGAGGACTTCGCCGGCAAGAAGGTCGCGCTCTCGCCCGCCACGCGCCCGCTGCTGGAACCGCTGCTGGAGAGCGCCGGTGTCGACCCCTCCGACGTCGACTTCCTGCCCGCCGGACCCGATCCCGCGCAGCTCGTCAACAAGCAGGTGCAGGGCTACTTCGGCTACGCCACGCAGCAGGCGGTGGCGCTGGAGCAGCAAGGCGTCGAGGTCGTGACGACGCTGCTCGACGACCTCGGCCTCGTCAACTACGGCAACGTCCTGATCACGACGCCCGACCGCGTCGAGCAGGAGCGCGACACGCTCGTGAAGTACCTGCGCGCGTCGATCAGAGGCTGGGAGTACGCGATCGCCAACCCCGAGGAAGCCGGCAAGCTGGTCGCGACGAAGTACGGCCCCAAGGGCCTCGACACCGAGACCGAGATCGCCGTCAACAAGGCGCAGGTGCCGCTGATCGAGAACCCTGCCGGGATCATGCGGATCACCGAGGAGCGGATGCAGCAGGTGATCGACTCCTACGCCGCCGGCAAGGCGCTGGAGAAGCCGCTGAAGGCCGCCGACGTGATGACGACCGAGATCCTCGACGCCGCCTACGGCGGCAAGAGAACGCTGCTGTGATCCTCGACGCGTACAACAACGCCTGGCCGGCGGGCGGCAACTCCGACTACCTCGCCGGCGACGGCTTCGGCGTCGAGCGGATGCTCGCGACGATGGACGCCGGCGGGGTCGACAAGGCGGTCGCCTGCTCGCTCGGGCAGATGATCGACAACGACTACATCCGCACGGTGCAGGAGCGCCACCCGGACCGGATCGTCGGCTTCGGCCAGGTCAACCCGCGCGCCGGCGGCGTCGCGGACGAGATCGCGCGCTGCGCCGACGCGGGCCTGCACGGCCTGAAGCTGCACCCGACGATGCACGGCTACCACTTCTGCGACCACGCCCTGCTCGACCCGGTGATGGAGGCCGCGGCCGAGCATCGTCTGACGGTGCTCGTGAACGCGCTCGACGACCCGTTCTGCGCACCGCTGTCGATCGAGGAGATCGTACGGCCGTTCCCGTCGGTCCCCGTCCTGATCGCGCACATGGGCACGATCTGGAACCTGATGGAGGCGATCCTGGTCGCCAAGCGCACGCCGAACGTCTATCTCGAGACGTCCGGCGCGCAGCTGCTCGACGTCCGCACCGCCTACGAGCAGGCCGGCGCGGACAAGATCGTGATGGGGACCGACTGGCCCGGCAACGACTTCGACCTCGAGCGCGCGAAGATCGCGCGCGCGATCCCGGACCCGGCCGACCGCGCGAAGGTGGAGGGCGGCAACCTCGCCCGTCTGCTGCGCATCGAGGAGGGATGACCCACCGTGAGCAATTCGCATGCCGCCACGATCGACGACCCGGTCGATGACGCCGCCGCCGCGCCGGCGATCGAGCTGGCGGACGTAACGCAGAACTTCGCGCTCGACGGCCTCGACTTCACGGCGCTGGAGCGGATCTCGCTCAGCATCGCGCGCGGCGAGTTCGTCTCGCTCGTCGGCCCGTCCGGGTGCGGCAAGTCGACGCTGCTGCGCATCATCGCGGGCCTGTTGGCGCCGAGCGGCGGAACGGTCTCGATCGGCGGCCAGGACCCGGCGACCGCGCGCGCCGCGCGCGAGTTCGGCTTCGTCTTCCAGGATCCGGTCCTGCTGCCGTGGCGGACCGCCCTGGAGAACGTCGAGCTGCCCGCGCTCGTCGCCAAGCAGGGGTCGAAGGCCGACCGCCGCGCGCACGCGCGCGAGCTGCTCGAACTGGTCGGGCTGGGCGACTTCGCGGCCGCGCCGCCGGCAGCGCTCTCCGGCGGCATGCAGCGGCGCGTCGGCATCGCACGCGCGCTCGCGCTCGACCCGTCGATCCTGCTGCTCGACGAGCCGTTCGGCGCGCTCGACGAGATCACGCGGCAGAAGATGAACTCCGAGCTGCTGCGGATCTGGAGCGAGCGGCGGACGACCGCGCTGCTCGTCACGCACAACGTCGGTGAGGCGGTCTACCTGTCCGACCGCGTCTTCGTGATGGCCGCACGGCCCGGGCGGATCGTCGCCGAGGTGGCGATCGACCTGCCGCGTCCGCGCACGCTCGACCTGCTCGAACAGGAGCGGTTCTTCGCGCACACGAAGGAGCTGACCCGCCTGCTGCTGCACGACGCCGAGGAGACGGCGCCATGAGCCGGGCGAGCTCGCGCCTCGTCGCCGCCGGCGCCTACGCGCTGCTGCTCGCGGGCTGGTGGGCGCTGGCGCTCGCCAACGACCATCCGGGCACGCTCTGGCCGGCGCCGCCGGACGTCGCCGAGCAGATCTGGACCGATCGCGCCGCGCTCGCCGAGAACGCCGCGGCGACCCTCCACGAGGCGGCGCTCGGATTCCTCTTCGGGCTGCTGCTCGCGGTCGTGATCGCGCTCGTCGCCGACCGCTTCCGGACGCTCGGCGAGGGGCTGCAGCAGATCGCGCTCGGGGTCTACTCGCTGCCGTTGATCGCGCTCGCGCCCGTGCTCGTGATCTGGTTCGGGACCGGGATCACGACGAAGGTCGTGATCGCCGCGCTCGCATCGTTCTTCCCGATCCTGATCAACCTCTCGCAGGCGCTGCGGCAGACCGACCCGCGCACGCTGGAGCTGATGGAGATCGCCGGCGCGAGCGGCTGGCAGCGCTTCACGCGCCTCAAGCTGCCGTACGCGCTGCCGCCGTTGTTCGCCGCGTTCACCGTCGCGGCGCCGGCGGCGATCGTCGGCGCGATGCTGGCCGAGTGGGTCGGCGCGGAGAAGGGCCTCGGGCTGATGATCCTGTTCTCGATGACGAGCTATGACGTGCCGGTCCTGTGGGCGTCGCTGATCGTCGCCTCGGCGTTGTCGCTGCTGAGCTACGGGCTCTTCTCGTACTCCGGGCGGCGCCTGTTCGGCTGGCACCCGTCCGTCCATCCCGTCCGTGCGGAGTCGAGATGACGCTCAAGCGCTTCCTGCCCACGCTGATCGCGATCGCCGTCGTGCTCGGCGTCTGGATCGCCGTCAAGGCGATCGCCCAGCCCTCCGACGACATCCTGCCGTCCCCGCTGCAGGTCTGGGACGCCGCGGTCGACGACTCGTCGACCTTGCTGAGCGCGACGAAGACGACGCTCGTCGGCGCGTTCGGCGGCTTCGTCGTCGGCAACGTCGCCGGGATCCTGCTGGCGATGACGGTCGCGGCGTCGCAGACGGCGGCGCGCGTCGTACTGCCGATCGCGCTCGTCGTGCGCGTCATCCCGGTGATCGCGCTCGCCCCGTTCCTGACGCTCGTGCTCGGCACCGGCAACGCGACGATCGTCGCGATCTCGGCCGCGATCGTCTTCTTCCCGACGCTCGTCAACGGCGTGCTGGGCTTCCGCTCGGTCCCGCCCGAGATGATCGAGCTGATGGAGATCGCCGGCGCCTCGCCGCTCGACGTCTTCCTGCGCGTGCGCATCCCCGCTGCGCTGCCGTACCTGTTCGCCGCGTTCCAGATCGGCGCGGCCGCCTGCATCCTCGGCGCGATGATCGCCGAGTGGGTCACCTCGGGCGAGGGGCTCGGCTACCTGATCCTGCAGTCCGGCGTCCAGTTCGAGGTGCCGCTGATGTGGGCCGGCGTCGTCGTCGCCGCGCTGCTCGCGCTGACGGCGTTCGCGTTCACGGGCTTCCTCGCCCGCCGCTACGCGTCGTACATGGAGCCGCGCGCATGATCGTCGATGCCCACCAGCACCTCGGCGACTGCCGCGTGTTCGACGCCGTCGTCGACGAGCAGGAGGTCGTCGGCTGCATCGCGCGGCACGACCTCGCGCACGTGCTCGCGATGCCGTTCCCCGGCGCCCAGGACGCCCACGCCGTCCACGACCGGATCGCCGCGCTGGGCGAGCGCACCGGCGGCGCCGTCCGCGGCATCGTCAACGTCACCCCGCACCAGGACGCCGGCGCCTACCGCGCCGAGGCCGAGCGCTGCGTGCGCGAGCTGGGCTTCGTCGCGCTCAAGCTGCACACGATCGGTCATGCCGTCGAGCCGGGCTCGCGCGACGGGCGGCACGTCTTCGCGACCGCCGCCGAGCTGGGCGTGCCGGTGATGATCCACACCGGCGGCGCGGGCGAGCCGTTCGCTAGCCCTGCGCACTGCCTGCCGCTGGCTCGCGCGCATCCGGACGTGACGGTCGTGCTCGCGCACGCCGGGATGGGCGTCGCGACGCGACAGGCGGGCATCGTCGCCGCGGAGTGCCCGAACGTCGTGCTGGAGACGTCGTGGTGCCCGGTGCTCGACACCGCATGGCTCGTCTCCGAGCTGGGCGCCGAGCGCGTGATGCTCGGCTCCGACGCGATCGACAACGTGCCGGTCGAGCTGGCGAAGTTCAACGCGCTCGGCCTCACCGACGCGGCGCTGGCGCGCTGCCTCGGCGGGACCGCGGCGGAGGTCTTCGGCTTGTGAGCGCCGCGCTCGCGCTGCGCGGCGGGGTCGTCGTGCTCGATGCCGACCGGCCGCCGCTGCGCGACGGCGCGATCGTGATCGCCGACGGCGCGATCGCCGCGGTCGGCCCGGCGGACGACGTGCTGCGCGCGCACCCCGGCGCACGCGACGGCGGCCGCTTCGACGTGCTGATGCCGGGGCTCGTCGACGCGCACTCGCACGCGCGCGGGACCCCGCTGGGCGCGCACGGGCTCGACGGCGGCGGCCCGCTCGAGCGCTTCCTCGTCGAGCTGGGCGTGATGACGCCGACGAGCGCCGCCGACGAGGCGCTGATCGCCGGCACCGACGCGCTCGCGACCGGCGTGACCGCGACGCAGGCGATCGTCCACACGTTCGCCGACGCCGAGGCCTACCGCGCGACGGCGCTCGACGTGCTGCGGGGACTCGGCCGCGCGGGCATGCGCGGCCAGCTCGCCCTCGCGATCACCGACCGCGACGAGTGGATGCCGGGAGACGCGCTCGCACCGCGCCGCGGCCTCGCACCGGACGCCTTCGCGCGGCTCGCGCGCGAGCTGATCGGCACGCGCGAGCGGGCTGCCGCGATCGATGCGGTCGGTCCCGTCGCGCCGCAGTGGTGCAGCGACGTCGCGCTGCGCGCGATCGCCTCCGTCGGCGCCCCGCGCCTGCACGCGCACCTGCTGGAGAGCCCGCGGCAGCGGCAGCTGGCCGACGCGCCGCCGGAGCGCGGCAGCGCGTCGAGCGACCCGCTCGCGCGGCTCGCGGCCGCCGGCCTGCTCGACCGCCGCGCCTCGCTGGCGCACGGCGTGTGGTGCGACGACGCCGATGCGGCGCGGCTCGCCGCTGCGGGCGCCGTCGTCGTCCACTGTCCCGGCTCCAACGCGCTGATCGGCGTCGGCACGCTGCCCGCGCGCGCGTTGTCCGAGGACGGCGTGCGACTGGCGTTCGGGCTCGACTCGCACACGCCGTCGGACCCTGTCGACGCGTTTGCGGAGCTGCGCCGTGCACGTGCCGTCGCGGGTGGCCTCGGCGCCCCGATCGCGCCCCGCGACGTGCTGCGGATGGCGCTCGCGGGTGGCGCGGCCGCGCTCTGCCGCGACGACGTCGGCACGCTCGTGCCCGGGGCGCGCGCCGACGTCGTCGCGCTCGCGCTCCCCGTCGCGGCGGACGCGGCGGATCCGGTCGCCGCGCTGCTGGCGCACGCGAGCCGAGACGCGGTCGCGCGGGTGTGGGTCGAGGGCGCCGTCGCGTGGCCGCTGCCGCCGGCGACCGCGGCGGAGCGCGCCGCCGCAGGCAGGCGCGTCGCCGACGCGCTCGCAGGCGACACGGCCGGCCGTGAGGCGCGGCGCGCCGCGGCGCGCCGCCGCTGGCGCGTCGTCGAGGGGTCCGCTGCGGCAGGCGACCGGCGCTGCGGCGATGATGTGTTCGTGGAGCCGGCACGATGAGCAGGGGGACGGGCAACGGCGGTGAGGGCGCGCTCGTCGAGCGCGAGCTGGCCGGCGAGATCGCCAACGCGATCATGGTCGGCGAGTACCCGCTCGGCAGCTGGCTGCGCCAGGAGACGCTGGCGACGCGCTTCGGGACCAGCCGTCAGCCGATTCGCGAGGCGCTGCGGCGGCTCGAGGTGATCGGGATGGTCGAGCTGTTCCCGCATCGCGGCGCGCGCGTGATCGGTCCCGACCCCAGCTCGATCCGCGACGCGTACCTGATCCGCGCGCAGCTGGAGAGCCTCGCGGCGCGGTTGGCCGCGACCGCGATCAGCGAGGAGCAGCTCGACGAGCTGACGGAGGTGTTCGAGACGTTCCGCACCGAGATCGTGCGTGACTTCGAGGCGGAGGGCGCGCAGCCGGCGTTCCGCGACGCCTGGGTCGCGGCGCACAACCGCTTCCACGAGCTGATCCTCGACGCGGCGAGCAACGACCGTCTCTCGCACATGGTCCGCACGCTCAACGTGACGCTGCCGCGCAACGTCACGACCGAGGTCATAGAAGGCCGCGCCGCGCTGGAGGACAACATCCGCCAGCACGATCTCGTCCTGCAGACGTTGCGGCTGCGCGCCGAGCAGCTGGCCGCGCAGGCGATGGAGGAGCACATCCGCAGCTCCGGCACCGTGATCGCGGACTGGTTCGCGCGGCGCCGCGACGACCCGCCGGCCTGAGCCCCTAGCGGGGCGCCGCCGGCGCGGCGGGCGCCGCGGGTGCGGGTGGCGCGGCCGGTCTGCGCGCGGCGTCGCGCAGCAGCTTCGCGCCGACGACCACGAGCAGGACTGCGAAGAGGGCGCGGAGGGTCGCGCCGGACAGCTGCAGTGCCAGCAACGTGCTGGCGATGCTGCCGACGACGCCGTACAGACCGATCGTCAGCCCCGCCTTGACGTCGCCGACGCCCTGCTTCGACAGCCGCCGGGTCGCGACGAGGGCGGTCGGCAGCACGACGAGCAGCGACGTCGCCTGCGCGTCCTGCTGCACCATCCCGAACGCGAGCACGAGGAACGGAACCATGAAGATCCCGCCGCCGACGCCGAGCAACCCGGACAGCATGCCGGTCGCGAAGCCGAACGCGATCAGTCCGGCGAACTCCAGCACTGACAGGTCCATCGCGGTCAGCCCTCCAGCACGATCGAGGCGGCGGCGATCAGCATGAAGATCCCGAAGGCGGCCTTGAGCACGCGGTCCGGCGCCTTCGCCAGCAGGCCCGCGCCGGTGCGCGCACCGAGCACCGCGCCGATCGTCAGGCCCGCAGCGACGAGCA encodes:
- a CDS encoding ABC transporter substrate-binding protein encodes the protein MDLKYDMAQLTRRQMLRTAGAGALALGGGSLLAACGSSESSSKSGSGSGGETEVSDQLGWLKLSQFAGFFLAQEKGYYEDEGIAADIRAGGPNIIASQLVSNDKATVGNDDNGTVLQAIAKGTPLIIYGTIFQRSPYAVLSLPDAPIRTLEDFAGKKVALSPATRPLLEPLLESAGVDPSDVDFLPAGPDPAQLVNKQVQGYFGYATQQAVALEQQGVEVVTTLLDDLGLVNYGNVLITTPDRVEQERDTLVKYLRASIRGWEYAIANPEEAGKLVATKYGPKGLDTETEIAVNKAQVPLIENPAGIMRITEERMQQVIDSYAAGKALEKPLKAADVMTTEILDAAYGGKRTLL
- a CDS encoding amidohydrolase family protein; the encoded protein is MILDAYNNAWPAGGNSDYLAGDGFGVERMLATMDAGGVDKAVACSLGQMIDNDYIRTVQERHPDRIVGFGQVNPRAGGVADEIARCADAGLHGLKLHPTMHGYHFCDHALLDPVMEAAAEHRLTVLVNALDDPFCAPLSIEEIVRPFPSVPVLIAHMGTIWNLMEAILVAKRTPNVYLETSGAQLLDVRTAYEQAGADKIVMGTDWPGNDFDLERAKIARAIPDPADRAKVEGGNLARLLRIEEG
- a CDS encoding ABC transporter ATP-binding protein, which gives rise to MSNSHAATIDDPVDDAAAAPAIELADVTQNFALDGLDFTALERISLSIARGEFVSLVGPSGCGKSTLLRIIAGLLAPSGGTVSIGGQDPATARAAREFGFVFQDPVLLPWRTALENVELPALVAKQGSKADRRAHARELLELVGLGDFAAAPPAALSGGMQRRVGIARALALDPSILLLDEPFGALDEITRQKMNSELLRIWSERRTTALLVTHNVGEAVYLSDRVFVMAARPGRIVAEVAIDLPRPRTLDLLEQERFFAHTKELTRLLLHDAEETAP
- a CDS encoding ABC transporter permease, which encodes MSRASSRLVAAGAYALLLAGWWALALANDHPGTLWPAPPDVAEQIWTDRAALAENAAATLHEAALGFLFGLLLAVVIALVADRFRTLGEGLQQIALGVYSLPLIALAPVLVIWFGTGITTKVVIAALASFFPILINLSQALRQTDPRTLELMEIAGASGWQRFTRLKLPYALPPLFAAFTVAAPAAIVGAMLAEWVGAEKGLGLMILFSMTSYDVPVLWASLIVASALSLLSYGLFSYSGRRLFGWHPSVHPVRAESR
- a CDS encoding ABC transporter permease, giving the protein MTLKRFLPTLIAIAVVLGVWIAVKAIAQPSDDILPSPLQVWDAAVDDSSTLLSATKTTLVGAFGGFVVGNVAGILLAMTVAASQTAARVVLPIALVVRVIPVIALAPFLTLVLGTGNATIVAISAAIVFFPTLVNGVLGFRSVPPEMIELMEIAGASPLDVFLRVRIPAALPYLFAAFQIGAAACILGAMIAEWVTSGEGLGYLILQSGVQFEVPLMWAGVVVAALLALTAFAFTGFLARRYASYMEPRA
- a CDS encoding amidohydrolase family protein; translation: MIVDAHQHLGDCRVFDAVVDEQEVVGCIARHDLAHVLAMPFPGAQDAHAVHDRIAALGERTGGAVRGIVNVTPHQDAGAYRAEAERCVRELGFVALKLHTIGHAVEPGSRDGRHVFATAAELGVPVMIHTGGAGEPFASPAHCLPLARAHPDVTVVLAHAGMGVATRQAGIVAAECPNVVLETSWCPVLDTAWLVSELGAERVMLGSDAIDNVPVELAKFNALGLTDAALARCLGGTAAEVFGL
- a CDS encoding amidohydrolase family protein, producing MSAALALRGGVVVLDADRPPLRDGAIVIADGAIAAVGPADDVLRAHPGARDGGRFDVLMPGLVDAHSHARGTPLGAHGLDGGGPLERFLVELGVMTPTSAADEALIAGTDALATGVTATQAIVHTFADAEAYRATALDVLRGLGRAGMRGQLALAITDRDEWMPGDALAPRRGLAPDAFARLARELIGTRERAAAIDAVGPVAPQWCSDVALRAIASVGAPRLHAHLLESPRQRQLADAPPERGSASSDPLARLAAAGLLDRRASLAHGVWCDDADAARLAAAGAVVVHCPGSNALIGVGTLPARALSEDGVRLAFGLDSHTPSDPVDAFAELRRARAVAGGLGAPIAPRDVLRMALAGGAAALCRDDVGTLVPGARADVVALALPVAADAADPVAALLAHASRDAVARVWVEGAVAWPLPPATAAERAAAGRRVADALAGDTAGREARRAAARRRWRVVEGSAAAGDRRCGDDVFVEPAR
- a CDS encoding GntR family transcriptional regulator, coding for MSRGTGNGGEGALVERELAGEIANAIMVGEYPLGSWLRQETLATRFGTSRQPIREALRRLEVIGMVELFPHRGARVIGPDPSSIRDAYLIRAQLESLAARLAATAISEEQLDELTEVFETFRTEIVRDFEAEGAQPAFRDAWVAAHNRFHELILDAASNDRLSHMVRTLNVTLPRNVTTEVIEGRAALEDNIRQHDLVLQTLRLRAEQLAAQAMEEHIRSSGTVIADWFARRRDDPPA
- a CDS encoding sulfite exporter TauE/SafE family protein, with the translated sequence MDLSVLEFAGLIAFGFATGMLSGLLGVGGGIFMVPFLVLAFGMVQQDAQATSLLVVLPTALVATRRLSKQGVGDVKAGLTIGLYGVVGSIASTLLALQLSGATLRALFAVLLVVVGAKLLRDAARRPAAPPAPAAPAAPAAPR